A genomic segment from Rubrobacter tropicus encodes:
- a CDS encoding cyclic nucleotide-binding domain-containing protein, with protein sequence MQETPDLGAVPVFRHLDDEERAELEGLMEPAYFDAGQQIFREGGPEERLYVITSGTVEVHKKILRRRRQHLATVPAPTVVGEMGLLTEPRAAATVEAVTPVEAHGIDRDRLLQMLDDDSPAACKLVFEIGRTLAERMAKTDETVAEVISRLEDAQAGGGDADVFRDRLARDWSF encoded by the coding sequence GTGCAGGAGACGCCAGACCTCGGGGCGGTGCCGGTCTTCCGGCACCTGGACGACGAAGAGAGGGCCGAGCTCGAAGGGTTGATGGAGCCCGCGTACTTCGACGCGGGGCAGCAGATCTTCCGTGAGGGCGGCCCGGAGGAGAGGCTCTACGTCATCACGTCGGGCACCGTCGAGGTCCACAAGAAGATCCTGCGCAGGCGTCGCCAGCACCTGGCGACCGTCCCGGCGCCGACCGTGGTCGGCGAGATGGGCCTCCTCACCGAGCCCCGGGCCGCCGCCACCGTCGAGGCCGTTACGCCCGTCGAGGCCCACGGTATCGACAGGGACAGGCTGCTCCAGATGCTCGACGACGACTCGCCCGCCGCGTGCAAGCTCGTCTTCGAGATCGGGCGCACCCTCGCCGAACGCATGGCGAAGACGGACGAGACGGTCGCCGAGGTCATATCCCGCCTCGAAGACGCCCAGGCCGGCGGCGGCGACGCGGACGTCTTCCGCGACCGCCTCGCCCGCGACTGGAGCTTCTAG
- a CDS encoding cyclic nucleotide-binding domain-containing protein: MDDGLQGVRFFEFLTEEEREEFAEVSEPVSFGAGDTIISEGAEPGSLYVLSSGKVEVRKRLAGDRDRLLAEIEAGDEPTVVGERGLLGESGASATVTAVGDVRGVKIPRQTFRRMVEEGRPAAFKLSYRIARTLARRLTRLDEEVVEAIRELERRGETDVEAFRDRLITDWSV; the protein is encoded by the coding sequence GTGGACGACGGGTTGCAGGGGGTCAGGTTCTTCGAGTTCCTGACCGAAGAAGAGAGGGAGGAGTTCGCCGAGGTCTCCGAGCCCGTGTCTTTCGGGGCGGGGGATACGATCATCTCTGAGGGGGCCGAGCCTGGGAGTCTGTACGTGCTCTCTTCGGGAAAGGTCGAGGTAAGGAAACGCCTGGCGGGGGATCGGGACCGGCTGCTGGCCGAGATAGAGGCGGGGGACGAGCCCACGGTGGTCGGGGAGAGGGGATTGCTCGGGGAGAGCGGGGCGTCTGCGACGGTGACGGCCGTGGGCGACGTGAGGGGGGTCAAGATCCCGCGCCAGACCTTCCGCCGGATGGTGGAGGAGGGGCGTCCCGCGGCCTTCAAGCTCTCCTACCGCATCGCCCGCACGCTTGCCCGTAGGCTCACGCGCCTGGACGAGGAGGTAGTCGAGGCGATAAGGGAGCTGGAGCGGCGGGGGGAGACCGACGTGGAGGCCTTCCGCGACAGGCTGATAACAGACTGGTCCGTGTAG
- a CDS encoding septal ring lytic transglycosylase RlpA family protein yields the protein MKSFLKMIMVAGVMVVSLAALQDSAAADTQLASYYGPGLEGNLTASGDVFEPYTEYTAASLQYPFGTELLVSYGGYSTVVEVTDRGPYAGGRELDLSQAAADEIGLTYAGVDYVDVQVIG from the coding sequence GTGAAGTCTTTTCTCAAGATGATCATGGTGGCTGGCGTGATGGTTGTTTCGCTGGCTGCCCTGCAAGACAGTGCCGCGGCCGACACCCAGCTCGCGAGCTACTATGGGCCGGGCCTCGAAGGCAACCTCACCGCGAGTGGCGACGTCTTCGAGCCGTACACCGAGTACACGGCTGCTTCGCTGCAGTACCCGTTCGGTACGGAGTTGCTCGTCAGCTACGGCGGCTATTCCACGGTCGTGGAGGTCACCGACCGCGGGCCGTACGCGGGAGGGCGGGAGCTCGACCTGTCACAGGCGGCGGCCGATGAGATCGGCCTGACCTACGCCGGCGTGGATTACGTTGACGTTCAGGTCATCGGGTAG
- a CDS encoding tetratricopeptide repeat protein has translation MQRNEEAERAEQNGDPQRAIALYEKSVAEGFVGSHPYERLASIYERRRDHAEALRVCEAFLRLAASGKMPRGAQRRADRKTPEIQARADRYRNPA, from the coding sequence ATGCAACGCAACGAGGAGGCCGAGCGGGCCGAACAGAACGGCGACCCCCAGCGGGCAATCGCCCTCTACGAAAAGAGCGTGGCCGAGGGCTTCGTGGGCAGCCACCCCTACGAGCGGCTCGCCTCCATCTACGAGCGCCGCCGCGACCACGCCGAAGCCCTCCGCGTCTGCGAAGCCTTCCTGAGGCTCGCCGCCTCGGGAAAGATGCCCCGCGGCGCCCAACGCCGCGCCGATCGCAAGACGCCCGAGATACAGGCCCGCGCCGACCGCTACCGGAACCCCGCCTAG
- a CDS encoding S9 family peptidase → MAYEFGRYLKIRGAWGASWSPDGRRVAFLTEITGIPQVWEVPAKGGWPEQLTFHEERVSGAEYSPTTNGLLFGMDAGGNERSQLFLLNGGEERDLTRDPGAIHYSGGFSPDGERVAFAATRRNGTDFDVYVQGLPDGDPELVWEVSGYHTVSRWSPDGSFLIVSRHHSNVNNDLYRLDLASGEAALLTPHEGDARFGSANVTPGGDSLYLATDRDGDFVRLARLDLSTLGIEYLTPDDHDVEEVELSRDGRYLAVTRNVGGYSDLLLFNGRGGRMPDPDVPRGIVGGLAFSPDSKKVAFTLTGPARNPDVWTLELPDGEANRLTRSSTAGIPPGSFRRPELVRYPSFDGREIPAVFYEPDEAGENAPVIVNVHGGPESQSRPAFAPVTQYLLGRGHAVFSPNVRGSTGYGKAFTHLDDVGLRMDSVKDLAHAAHWLRGRGHEKIAVMGGSYGGFMVLAALTEYPDLWSAGVDIVGIANLVTFLENTGSYRRALREPEYGSLERDREFLESISPIHKADKITAPLMVIHGKNDPRVPVGEAEQIVEKVRENGGAVEYLLYEDEGHGLAKLKNRLDAYPKIAAFLDDHLKAPV, encoded by the coding sequence TTGGCCTACGAGTTCGGCAGGTATCTGAAGATCCGGGGCGCGTGGGGCGCGAGCTGGTCGCCGGACGGCCGCAGGGTCGCTTTTTTGACCGAGATCACGGGCATCCCTCAGGTATGGGAGGTCCCCGCGAAGGGCGGCTGGCCGGAGCAACTCACCTTCCACGAGGAACGAGTCTCGGGCGCCGAGTACTCCCCTACGACGAACGGGCTCCTCTTCGGCATGGACGCGGGCGGCAACGAGCGCTCCCAACTCTTCCTGCTGAACGGCGGCGAAGAACGCGACCTCACGCGGGACCCGGGCGCCATCCACTACTCCGGCGGCTTCTCCCCCGACGGAGAACGCGTTGCCTTCGCGGCCACCCGCCGCAACGGGACGGACTTCGACGTCTACGTGCAGGGGCTCCCCGATGGAGATCCCGAACTGGTCTGGGAGGTCTCCGGCTACCACACCGTCTCGCGCTGGAGCCCGGACGGCTCGTTTCTAATAGTCTCCCGCCACCACTCCAACGTGAACAACGACCTCTACAGGTTGGATCTCGCAAGCGGCGAGGCGGCGTTGTTGACGCCGCACGAGGGCGACGCCCGCTTCGGGTCGGCAAACGTCACACCGGGCGGTGATTCACTGTACCTGGCGACGGACCGGGACGGGGACTTCGTCAGGCTCGCGCGGCTCGACCTGTCCACGCTCGGCATCGAGTACCTCACCCCCGACGACCACGACGTCGAGGAGGTCGAGCTCTCGCGGGACGGGCGTTACCTCGCCGTGACCCGCAACGTCGGGGGCTACTCGGACCTACTGCTCTTCAACGGCCGCGGCGGGCGGATGCCAGACCCGGACGTCCCGCGCGGCATCGTCGGCGGCCTCGCCTTCTCGCCCGACTCGAAAAAGGTGGCCTTCACGCTCACGGGGCCAGCCCGCAACCCGGACGTGTGGACCCTGGAGCTCCCGGACGGGGAGGCCAACCGTCTGACCCGGTCCTCCACGGCCGGTATACCGCCGGGAAGCTTCCGCCGGCCCGAGCTCGTGCGCTACCCGAGCTTCGACGGGCGCGAGATCCCGGCCGTCTTCTACGAGCCTGACGAAGCCGGGGAGAACGCGCCCGTGATCGTAAACGTCCACGGCGGCCCCGAGAGCCAGTCGCGGCCCGCGTTCGCCCCCGTTACGCAGTACCTGCTCGGCCGAGGCCACGCCGTCTTCTCCCCCAACGTGCGCGGCTCGACCGGCTACGGCAAGGCCTTCACGCATCTCGACGACGTGGGGCTCAGGATGGACTCCGTGAAGGACCTCGCCCACGCCGCACACTGGCTGCGGGGGAGGGGGCACGAGAAGATAGCGGTCATGGGCGGCTCCTACGGGGGTTTCATGGTGCTCGCGGCGCTCACGGAGTACCCGGATCTGTGGAGCGCGGGGGTGGACATCGTGGGCATCGCCAACCTCGTCACCTTCCTGGAGAACACCGGCTCTTACCGAAGGGCGCTGCGCGAGCCCGAGTACGGTTCGCTGGAGAGAGACCGCGAGTTTCTGGAGTCCATCAGCCCCATTCACAAGGCCGACAAGATCACGGCCCCCCTCATGGTCATCCACGGCAAGAACGACCCGCGGGTGCCGGTGGGCGAGGCGGAGCAGATCGTGGAGAAGGTCCGCGAGAACGGCGGCGCCGTCGAGTACCTGCTCTACGAGGACGAGGGGCACGGCCTCGCCAAACTAAAGAACCGCCTCGACGCATACCCGAAGATAGCCGCATTCCTGGACGATCACCTCAAGGCCCCGGTATGA
- a CDS encoding glucosidase family protein — MVSRFGPLGVWSVAGGMLFGLLLVALALPAGAQTGPVDDGPSLSVSDRLEDRRYVATGSRGYVVGTEDGRFPAMGFHTRGEMGGVWTPPIKLLDGLWFGIGEDWIGPAEKFTGGYGHVEMELPGPDGLSIRRTDFVPDGKRSVLVGLTFESEGARTVDLKMDAHSELMGAYPWGETTPNQKTFNLQDEVSVEGGRLVFREQGTPPAENALPHDWAAVVGSSLTPTGSETGEDYRGPQDPAEVCPAPPAPNAEPPGGCDDTEFGKGKGGQLRYEVGLAAGEARTVWFAVSGADYDGENPADAKAAALSANEAALADPDALLEEKVLSRTGLAENTRLSLPDDRRLQRSIEWSKQNLADSVQTARDLEIRETNAGANYPAPEGDLEKMRFLGAGFPDYQWLFGTDGEYTAFASVGVGQFGPIKDHLRALRDVSLIDNGRSGKVVHEVVTDGTVFFGSNADDGNTDETSKFPSAVALLWRWTGDDAFRDEMYGFTKRNMEYVFRELDEDGDLWPEGLGNVERAGMGEEKLDNAVYTIRGLYDLADMARSKGDGETVRWATSRARVMERRFEDAWWFGREGATQYADSLDRSPVGGANEKIFQRHWIGGTPMDVEFPSGRGEVRPGLASRAHGNAALDERELDCYTGRFGMFHTGTGPTSAEGGNRGASCDRHLSEVQSERNIFTLNTAIMAVGEGNYGRLGEDQQQHYADANADLQLIPDEQPGAMPEIAPSPDYAAGGSKDRPFNERAMVLQAWGAYGTIWPVVHQWLGVRPDMGRGELAVVPQVPPGSPAISGRNIRLGGGSVRVEAEAEGRTYRTTVRPNVALDGLTLGHTVPRSESVRSVTLNGERVRYKVNTTNRGKEVLAGAPTRGEQELIIKTSR; from the coding sequence ATGGTTTCTAGGTTTGGCCCTCTGGGCGTCTGGTCCGTGGCGGGTGGGATGCTTTTCGGGTTGCTGCTCGTGGCGCTCGCGCTGCCGGCGGGGGCGCAGACGGGACCGGTAGACGACGGGCCCTCGCTCTCCGTAAGCGATCGCCTGGAGGACCGCCGGTACGTGGCGACGGGGTCGAGGGGGTACGTCGTCGGGACCGAAGACGGGCGGTTCCCGGCCATGGGGTTCCATACCAGGGGCGAGATGGGCGGGGTGTGGACGCCCCCGATCAAGCTGCTCGACGGCCTCTGGTTCGGTATAGGAGAAGACTGGATCGGGCCCGCCGAGAAGTTCACGGGCGGCTACGGCCACGTCGAGATGGAGCTGCCGGGCCCGGACGGCCTCTCGATACGGAGGACGGACTTCGTCCCCGACGGCAAACGCTCCGTCCTCGTCGGCCTCACCTTCGAGTCGGAGGGCGCGCGGACCGTCGACCTCAAGATGGACGCCCACTCCGAGCTGATGGGCGCCTACCCCTGGGGCGAGACCACCCCGAACCAGAAGACGTTCAACCTCCAAGACGAGGTTTCCGTCGAGGGCGGCAGGCTCGTCTTCCGCGAGCAAGGGACGCCGCCGGCCGAGAACGCGCTTCCGCACGACTGGGCGGCCGTCGTCGGCTCCAGCCTGACGCCGACGGGGAGCGAGACCGGCGAGGACTACAGGGGACCGCAGGACCCGGCCGAGGTCTGCCCCGCCCCGCCCGCCCCGAACGCGGAGCCACCGGGCGGCTGCGACGACACGGAGTTTGGCAAGGGCAAGGGCGGCCAGCTCCGCTACGAGGTGGGGCTGGCCGCCGGCGAGGCGAGGACCGTCTGGTTCGCCGTCTCGGGCGCGGACTACGACGGTGAAAACCCGGCCGACGCGAAGGCGGCGGCGCTCTCGGCAAACGAGGCAGCGCTGGCCGACCCGGACGCCCTGCTCGAGGAGAAGGTCCTCTCGCGGACCGGGCTGGCCGAGAACACCAGGCTCTCGTTGCCCGACGACCGCAGGCTGCAGCGGAGCATCGAGTGGAGCAAGCAGAACCTCGCGGACTCCGTGCAGACGGCGAGGGACCTGGAGATCCGGGAGACCAACGCGGGCGCAAACTACCCGGCGCCCGAGGGCGACCTCGAGAAGATGCGCTTCCTCGGGGCGGGCTTCCCGGACTACCAGTGGCTCTTCGGGACGGACGGGGAGTACACCGCCTTCGCGAGCGTCGGCGTCGGGCAGTTCGGGCCGATCAAAGACCACCTCAGGGCCCTGCGGGACGTAAGCCTCATAGACAACGGCCGCTCCGGCAAGGTCGTCCACGAGGTAGTCACGGACGGGACGGTCTTCTTCGGGTCGAACGCTGACGACGGCAACACCGACGAGACCTCCAAGTTCCCGAGCGCGGTCGCCCTGCTGTGGCGCTGGACCGGCGACGACGCCTTCCGCGACGAGATGTACGGTTTCACGAAGCGGAATATGGAGTACGTGTTCCGCGAACTCGACGAGGACGGGGACCTCTGGCCGGAGGGCCTCGGCAACGTCGAGCGGGCCGGGATGGGCGAGGAGAAGCTCGACAACGCCGTCTACACCATCCGGGGCCTCTATGATCTCGCGGACATGGCGAGGAGCAAGGGCGACGGGGAGACCGTGAGGTGGGCGACCTCGCGCGCAAGAGTCATGGAGCGGCGCTTCGAGGACGCCTGGTGGTTCGGGCGGGAGGGTGCTACGCAGTACGCCGACTCGCTCGACCGTTCGCCCGTCGGCGGTGCCAACGAGAAGATCTTCCAGCGGCACTGGATCGGGGGCACCCCCATGGACGTGGAGTTCCCGTCGGGCAGAGGGGAGGTCCGCCCCGGCCTCGCCTCGCGCGCCCACGGCAACGCGGCCCTCGACGAGCGCGAGCTGGACTGCTACACGGGCCGCTTCGGCATGTTCCACACGGGCACTGGCCCAACCAGCGCGGAGGGCGGCAACAGGGGCGCGAGTTGCGACAGGCACCTCTCTGAGGTGCAGAGCGAGCGAAACATCTTCACGCTCAACACCGCCATCATGGCCGTCGGAGAGGGCAACTACGGCAGGCTCGGCGAGGACCAGCAGCAACACTACGCCGACGCCAACGCGGATCTGCAGCTCATCCCGGACGAGCAGCCGGGCGCCATGCCAGAGATAGCGCCCTCCCCGGACTACGCGGCGGGCGGCTCGAAAGACAGACCCTTCAACGAGCGGGCGATGGTGCTGCAGGCGTGGGGTGCCTACGGCACGATCTGGCCCGTCGTCCACCAGTGGCTCGGCGTCCGTCCGGACATGGGCCGCGGCGAACTCGCCGTCGTCCCCCAGGTCCCACCCGGCTCCCCCGCCATCTCGGGTAGGAACATAAGGCTCGGAGGCGGCTCCGTCCGCGTCGAGGCAGAGGCCGAAGGCAGGACCTACCGCACCACCGTCCGCCCGAACGTGGCGCTGGACGGGCTGACCCTCGGGCATACCGTCCCGCGCTCGGAGTCGGTCCGCTCCGTCACCCTGAACGGTGAGAGGGTCCGCTACAAGGTAAACACCACAAACCGCGGCAAGGAGGTGCTAGCCGGGGCCCCGACGCGCGGGGAGCAGGAACTGATAATCAAGACGTCCAGGTAG